One segment of Gordonia terrae DNA contains the following:
- a CDS encoding MlaD family protein, which translates to MKSPRQAAIRLAVLGVAAALIVTLIVAAIQRPVAGETVDYRATFGDVFGLTQNADVRLRGVQIGKVTGIDLTDDARAEVGFHIQDEHRLRTADKLSIRFQNLTGQRYLEVIRGEATAPEVADGSLVTNTADSFDITTVFNGLRPLLSAADPEVYNRLATNLVALIDGGSDDMGPVLKDITLLASYASDRTAVMETIVGNLEQISVEINGRSENLAAILKVFHSIFMPIATRMEEFLSLMDKGSIELSEILRVTDALALMGLGARSTSDDVNQKITEVIPDTRAAVRSLSLLPGLLEGLNKVIPQANPARSCSNGQVTMPVTAGVLLNGRPLTVCKGDR; encoded by the coding sequence ATGAAGAGCCCACGTCAGGCCGCCATCCGGCTCGCCGTTCTCGGCGTCGCGGCCGCACTGATCGTCACGCTGATCGTCGCGGCCATCCAGCGTCCCGTCGCCGGTGAGACGGTGGACTATCGCGCCACCTTCGGAGATGTCTTCGGCCTCACCCAGAATGCCGATGTCCGGTTGCGCGGCGTCCAGATCGGCAAGGTGACCGGAATCGATCTGACCGACGACGCCCGCGCCGAAGTCGGGTTCCACATCCAGGACGAGCACCGGTTGCGCACCGCGGACAAGTTGTCCATCCGATTCCAGAACCTGACCGGTCAGCGCTACCTCGAGGTCATCCGCGGCGAGGCGACCGCCCCGGAGGTCGCCGACGGCTCGCTCGTCACCAACACTGCGGACTCCTTCGACATCACCACCGTCTTCAACGGCCTGCGCCCGTTGCTCAGCGCGGCGGATCCCGAGGTCTACAACCGACTCGCGACCAATCTGGTGGCACTCATCGACGGCGGCAGCGACGACATGGGGCCGGTGCTCAAGGACATCACGTTGCTTGCCTCCTACGCGAGTGACCGCACCGCGGTGATGGAGACGATCGTCGGCAACCTGGAGCAGATCTCGGTCGAGATCAACGGGCGGTCGGAGAATCTCGCGGCGATCCTCAAGGTGTTCCACTCGATCTTCATGCCGATCGCGACCCGGATGGAGGAGTTCCTGTCGCTCATGGACAAGGGGTCCATCGAGCTCTCGGAGATCCTGCGCGTGACCGATGCGCTCGCGCTGATGGGGCTCGGGGCCCGGAGCACCTCCGACGACGTGAATCAGAAGATCACCGAGGTAATCCCCGACACACGCGCCGCGGTGCGGTCGCTGTCGCTGCTCCCCGGACTGCTCGAGGGCCTGAACAAGGTGATCCCACAGGCGAACCCGGCGCGATCGTGCAGCAACGGGCAGGTCACGATGCCGGTGACCGCCGGCGTCCTGCTGAACGGCCGGCCGCTCACCGTGTGCAAGGGGGACCGATGA
- a CDS encoding ABC transporter permease, which translates to MITETDEPAHYRRRWLGWTRSLRRAWGPVDAVGRQFHFVWMALSGIGHALRMHRRRTAEIFTDLAWGNGRALIVGGGVAPVLALMGVVSGAMIGIIGFEVLDMLGVGPLAGAMSAIANPRELAPLIAAVGFAAQAGCRITAEVGAMRISEEIDALEAQAIDPVPYVVSTRVIASVLTVIPAYLIALALGFATTRLTVTAVQGQPTGAYQHYFDMFVEPFDLAYSLVKVAVFVIVVTLVHAYQGFYASGGPEGVGVASGRAIRASLVAITVCDMVLTLLMWGLESSIDFAG; encoded by the coding sequence ATGATCACCGAGACAGACGAACCCGCCCACTACCGGCGGCGTTGGCTCGGCTGGACCCGCTCGCTCCGAAGGGCCTGGGGGCCGGTCGACGCAGTGGGACGCCAGTTCCATTTCGTGTGGATGGCGCTGAGCGGCATCGGCCATGCGCTCCGGATGCATCGCCGACGGACGGCCGAGATCTTCACCGACCTCGCCTGGGGGAATGGCCGGGCCCTGATCGTCGGTGGCGGAGTCGCGCCGGTGCTCGCGCTGATGGGTGTGGTGTCGGGCGCGATGATCGGGATCATCGGGTTCGAGGTACTCGACATGCTGGGGGTCGGGCCGCTGGCCGGTGCGATGTCGGCGATAGCCAATCCGCGTGAGCTCGCGCCCCTGATCGCCGCGGTCGGCTTCGCGGCCCAGGCCGGTTGCCGGATCACCGCCGAGGTCGGCGCCATGCGGATCTCCGAGGAGATCGACGCGCTCGAGGCACAGGCGATCGACCCCGTGCCGTATGTGGTCTCGACGCGCGTGATCGCGTCGGTGCTCACGGTGATACCGGCCTATCTCATCGCGCTCGCGCTCGGCTTCGCGACCACCCGCCTCACCGTCACCGCTGTCCAGGGGCAGCCGACCGGCGCCTACCAGCACTACTTCGACATGTTCGTCGAACCCTTCGACCTCGCCTACTCGCTGGTGAAGGTCGCGGTGTTCGTCATAGTGGTGACGCTCGTCCACGCCTATCAGGGCTTCTATGCCTCCGGTGGCCCGGAGGGCGTCGGGGTGGCGTCGGGTCGCGCGATCCGCGCCAGCCTCGTGGCCATCACCGTGTGCGACATGGTGCTGACCCTGCTGATGTGGGGCCTCGAATCGTCGATCGACTTCGCGGGGTGA